Part of the Bradyrhizobium sp. AZCC 1721 genome, CAGTTTGGCGTGAAACCAGCCGGAAGTGTACCAATGTCCGCTCCAGGCCATATAGATGCCGGCCAGCCACGTGACGATCATCGCGGGGTTGATGATCACCTTCAGCAGGCGCCACTCCATCACTTTGAAGGTTTCGGATTGCTTCGATCCGACCTCGGTTTCGCAATGATAGACGAACAGCCGCGGCAGATAGAGCATGCCGGCCATCCACGAGATGACGGCAATCACATGCAGCGCCTTGATCCACGGGTAGGCCGTGATCGTGATCCACTCGTACATTGCAGCCGCCCTGATCTCCGGAACGTTCCGATCTTCTGAAGCGTTGCGAAGAAGCTCCGCAAGCGTGGGACGCAAGACATATCCGCAAAGCACCGCTTCCCTAAACTAATAATTTTAGAATCTTAGGTTTGAGTCTAAGTGACGGTGATTTGGACTCATACAAAATCGTCCAGCCTCTTTGCGAGGCTTGTTCACATCCATCACCAATTCTGGCCAAACACCGGATCGTCCTGATAACACCACGTGCATCAATCGCTTGCGATGTTTTGTGGTCAGCTTATGAAGAGACAAATCCACATCTTCTCACTATCATTGCCGCGAGGCGTTGGACTTGTCCTCGCGTGAGGCCCTGTGAAGAAACCAAGGGTTTTCCCGAAGGCGACGATCCAGGGCCCGATATCTCGGTTAAGCTCCACAGGATTCACAGGAATACACAGGGGTTCTGGTGCCCACGACCGGCAACTATTTTCATCTTCATCTGGTCTCGGACTCGACCGGCGAGACGCTGATCACGGTGGCGCGCGCGGTCGCCGCGCAATACGCCAACGTGACGGCGGTCGAGCATGTCTATCCGCTGGTGCGCAGCCAGAAGCAGCTCGACCGCGTGCTCGACGAAATCGAGGAGGCACCGGGCATCGT contains:
- the hemJ gene encoding protoporphyrinogen oxidase HemJ; its protein translation is MYEWITITAYPWIKALHVIAVISWMAGMLYLPRLFVYHCETEVGSKQSETFKVMEWRLLKVIINPAMIVTWLAGIYMAWSGHWYTSGWFHAKLTLVLILSGVHGFFSRWVKDFAADRNTRSQKFFRIINEVPTVLMIFIVILVIVKPF